Proteins co-encoded in one Leptospira stimsonii genomic window:
- a CDS encoding acyl-CoA dehydrogenase family protein: MIANNYFTDDEDLKLFFEHLIDWSSIVKATEGEEFFDHEHYKKTADPRLEMAPSNVPEAIELYRSSLESLGEFFGKEVSQLSQTMDRKHLRYENGKVIFPEETVFIYEKFRETGLMSYSISREAGGLALPATVGAFFVMIMARGDVSFCMTVTLLNLAQIVARFGTKEQIEEFAAKAALGETLFAMALTEPDFGSDLNNVRTTATKTEDGSYRINGTKRFISQGCGLGPYPSSLLTLARTGKQNGGARGLSVFLVKSSDVTVAGIETKMGIHASPTCEIVYENSFAELLGEEGLGLTRYTAGMTNFMRLGSAAGGPGGGAGGFYESKKYAEERIQFGKPIAEIPAVSEMLHKIQREVNAMRLLTFETARVVDMYQHHQIRMEKANKEEREIRKEERVKTWGNLASILTPIAKYYCSEEAHKCANLAIQIHGGAGYTEDYDVSRMFRDSRINTIYEGTSQIHVRIATGAIVAGMTADGNFRKYLETIQKEVKEPSSFLLEQWNLLESAIKIFKSIERDETKERVAENLMVLTSRYLCGLLYERAILKLKEQEHESLHRWTGDCRAYLIDSTAIAKSCIYRIENAE, from the coding sequence ATGATAGCCAACAATTATTTCACCGATGACGAAGATCTAAAACTATTTTTCGAACATTTGATCGACTGGTCTTCGATCGTAAAAGCGACGGAAGGCGAAGAATTCTTCGATCACGAACACTATAAAAAGACCGCCGATCCGAGATTGGAAATGGCACCTTCTAACGTGCCAGAGGCGATCGAACTTTATAGATCCAGTTTGGAATCCTTGGGGGAATTTTTCGGCAAAGAGGTTTCTCAACTTTCACAAACCATGGATAGAAAACACCTCCGTTACGAAAACGGAAAAGTGATCTTTCCTGAAGAGACCGTATTCATATACGAAAAGTTTCGGGAAACGGGATTGATGTCCTATTCCATTTCAAGAGAAGCGGGAGGACTTGCGTTACCCGCAACCGTAGGTGCCTTTTTTGTTATGATTATGGCAAGAGGAGACGTTTCCTTTTGTATGACCGTCACTCTTTTAAACCTAGCTCAGATCGTCGCGAGATTCGGAACCAAGGAACAAATCGAGGAATTCGCCGCAAAAGCCGCGTTAGGTGAGACGCTCTTTGCTATGGCTCTTACCGAACCCGATTTCGGATCGGATCTAAATAACGTAAGAACGACCGCGACAAAGACCGAGGACGGAAGTTATCGGATCAACGGAACCAAACGATTTATCTCTCAAGGATGCGGCCTCGGTCCCTATCCATCGAGCCTTTTGACTCTTGCAAGGACCGGAAAACAAAACGGAGGCGCAAGGGGTTTATCCGTTTTCCTAGTCAAAAGTTCGGACGTTACCGTCGCCGGAATCGAAACGAAAATGGGGATTCACGCGTCGCCGACCTGCGAGATTGTCTATGAAAATAGTTTCGCCGAATTGTTAGGCGAAGAAGGACTTGGACTTACTCGGTACACCGCTGGAATGACGAATTTTATGAGACTGGGAAGTGCGGCCGGAGGTCCCGGTGGCGGAGCCGGAGGATTCTACGAATCCAAAAAATACGCGGAGGAGAGAATTCAATTCGGAAAACCGATCGCTGAAATTCCGGCGGTTTCCGAAATGCTTCACAAGATCCAAAGAGAAGTCAACGCAATGAGACTTCTTACCTTCGAAACGGCGAGAGTTGTGGATATGTATCAGCATCATCAGATTCGAATGGAAAAAGCGAACAAAGAAGAACGTGAAATTCGAAAAGAGGAAAGGGTGAAAACCTGGGGAAATCTCGCCTCCATCCTTACCCCGATCGCAAAATATTATTGCTCCGAAGAAGCGCATAAGTGTGCAAACCTTGCGATTCAGATTCACGGGGGAGCGGGTTATACGGAAGACTATGACGTTTCCAGAATGTTTCGAGATTCGAGAATCAATACGATCTACGAAGGAACGAGTCAGATTCATGTAAGAATCGCGACGGGAGCGATCGTCGCCGGAATGACGGCAGACGGAAATTTCAGAAAATATCTGGAGACGATACAAAAAGAAGTAAAAGAACCTTCTTCCTTTCTTCTCGAACAATGGAACCTTCTCGAGAGTGCGATCAAAATATTCAAATCCATCGAACGAGACGAAACAAAGGAAAGAGTTGCAGAAAATCTAATGGTCCTTACATCCCGATATCTTTGCGGTTTATTGTATGAAAGGGCTATCTTAAAACTCAAGGAACAAGAACACGAATCCTTACACCGATGGACGGGCGACTGTCGAGCCTACCTAATCGATAGCACTGCGATTGCAAAGTCGTGCATCTACAGGATCGAAAACGCAGAATAA